A genomic segment from Nitratiruptor sp. YY08-10 encodes:
- the sppA gene encoding signal peptide peptidase SppA, whose amino-acid sequence MSENKNSITSFFSTLFSPLTALLDFLQKYFKGILLLIALLLLIGALQKTTLQKPNLMEIRLNGPIIDAKNILKKIELAEQPNIKGVLFVVSSPGGAVAPSIEISRAIKRLNAKKPVITYAAGTLASGSYYASIWSKKIIANPGSAVGSIGVILEAPNLKGLLDKLGVAPQVVKAGKYKEAGTPFRPWKTYEKEELQKVINDTYDMFVHDVAKARGLDPKNKDQFAEAHIFTARQAQKVGLIDEIGDYFSAKKELEKISGVRKAIWAKEDPWEKFMDQVAQKSSTMIVDMLFGLKLF is encoded by the coding sequence ATGTCTGAAAACAAAAACTCCATAACCTCTTTTTTTTCAACACTTTTTTCGCCTCTTACGGCACTTCTTGATTTTTTGCAAAAATATTTCAAAGGTATTTTGCTTCTCATCGCTCTATTGCTTCTTATAGGAGCTTTGCAAAAAACGACGCTGCAAAAGCCAAACCTTATGGAGATACGACTCAATGGCCCTATCATCGATGCAAAGAATATCCTCAAAAAAATAGAGTTGGCCGAACAGCCAAACATCAAAGGGGTTCTTTTCGTAGTCAGTTCACCGGGAGGTGCGGTAGCCCCAAGTATTGAAATATCGCGAGCCATCAAACGACTCAATGCTAAAAAACCGGTCATCACCTATGCCGCCGGAACACTGGCAAGTGGAAGCTACTACGCCTCTATCTGGAGCAAAAAGATTATCGCCAATCCAGGAAGTGCAGTCGGTTCCATCGGTGTGATTTTAGAAGCTCCAAATCTTAAAGGCTTGCTCGATAAACTTGGCGTTGCTCCACAAGTGGTCAAAGCCGGAAAATATAAAGAGGCCGGAACGCCATTTCGGCCATGGAAAACATATGAAAAGGAGGAGCTGCAAAAAGTCATCAACGATACCTATGATATGTTTGTGCACGATGTAGCAAAAGCAAGGGGGCTGGATCCAAAAAACAAAGATCAATTTGCCGAAGCACATATTTTTACAGCTCGACAGGCTCAAAAAGTGGGACTCATCGATGAGATAGGTGACTATTTTTCAGCAAAAAAAGAGCTTGAAAAGATAAGCGGTGTTCGAAAAGCCATCTGGGCCAAAGAGGATCCGTGGGAAAAATTTATGGACCAAGTAGCACAAAAAAGCAGTACTATGATTGTGGATATGCTTTTTGGATTAAAACTTTTCTAA
- a CDS encoding metal-dependent hydrolase, with amino-acid sequence MRIIKPFAILTPQTIIQDKAVAFDKKIEAIDTVENLIKKYPNAAVEHDENALLLPGFANPHLHLEFSANKATLQYGDFIPWLYSVIRHREDLLPLCDGACLEQTLWSIIQTGTTAIGAISSYGEDLQACVDSALKVVYFNEVIGSNAATADVMYASFLERFHQSKKHENERFKAAVAIHSPYSVHYILAKRALDIAKKYGSLVSVHFMESRAERKWLDKGSGEFAKFFKEFLNQTRPVNDTKSFLELFKELHTLFVHMVWANEEEIQTIASYNAHIIHCPISNRLLGNGVLNLEKIKSIPYAIATDGLSSNYSLNMYEELKAALFVHPYKEATTFAKELIIRATKAGYDALGFEGGEIAVGKDADMQLIDLPEGLTNVEDLYLHTILHTKKPKKVYIQGVEYV; translated from the coding sequence GTGCGAATTATCAAACCTTTTGCAATTCTCACTCCGCAAACAATCATACAAGATAAAGCTGTTGCATTTGATAAAAAAATCGAAGCTATCGATACGGTAGAAAATTTGATCAAAAAATATCCCAATGCAGCAGTCGAACATGATGAAAATGCTCTTTTGCTTCCAGGATTTGCAAATCCTCACCTCCATTTGGAATTTAGTGCAAACAAAGCAACGTTGCAATATGGCGACTTTATCCCGTGGCTGTACAGTGTCATACGACACCGAGAAGATCTCTTGCCGCTATGTGACGGGGCATGTTTAGAGCAAACCCTATGGTCCATCATCCAAACCGGAACCACCGCTATAGGCGCAATTAGTAGTTATGGAGAGGACCTGCAAGCCTGCGTCGATTCGGCTTTGAAAGTCGTCTATTTCAACGAAGTGATCGGTTCAAACGCTGCAACCGCCGATGTGATGTATGCCTCTTTTTTGGAGCGATTTCATCAAAGTAAAAAGCATGAAAACGAGCGATTTAAGGCAGCTGTCGCTATCCATTCGCCCTACTCTGTACATTACATCTTGGCCAAAAGAGCACTCGATATCGCTAAAAAATATGGCTCTTTGGTGTCTGTGCATTTTATGGAGAGCAGGGCTGAGCGAAAGTGGCTCGACAAAGGAAGCGGGGAGTTTGCCAAGTTTTTCAAAGAGTTTTTGAATCAGACAAGACCTGTGAATGACACAAAAAGCTTTCTTGAACTCTTCAAAGAGCTTCATACCCTTTTTGTCCATATGGTCTGGGCCAATGAAGAAGAGATTCAAACCATCGCTTCATATAACGCCCACATCATCCACTGTCCCATCTCAAACAGGCTGCTTGGCAACGGTGTTTTGAACCTTGAAAAAATAAAATCCATTCCGTATGCCATTGCTACAGACGGGCTCAGTTCCAACTATTCGCTTAATATGTATGAAGAACTAAAAGCCGCCCTTTTTGTCCATCCTTACAAAGAGGCTACCACATTTGCGAAAGAGCTGATTATCCGTGCAACTAAAGCAGGATATGATGCTCTTGGATTTGAGGGAGGTGAGATAGCTGTGGGAAAAGATGCGGACATGCAACTCATCGATCTGCCTGAAGGCTTAACAAATGTCGAAGATCTCTACCTCCATACAATTTTACATACAAAAAAACCCAAAAAAGTCTATATCCAAGGAGTAGAATATGTCTGA
- the aroQ gene encoding type II 3-dehydroquinate dehydratase: MKVMVIQGPNLNMLGIREQHIYGPMKLEDIHKQMKNFADANGLDIEFFQSNLEGEIVDKIQESLGDADGIIINAGAYTHTSIAIRDAIAAVQLPTIEVHLSNVYRREEFRQKSMIAPVCAGVITGFGPFSYHLAMVAMHQIFQEIEALKAQQQQQPQQA, encoded by the coding sequence ATGAAAGTGATGGTCATTCAAGGTCCCAATCTCAATATGCTTGGAATTCGTGAGCAACATATCTATGGTCCTATGAAACTGGAAGATATTCACAAGCAGATGAAGAACTTCGCCGATGCGAATGGCTTGGATATCGAATTTTTCCAAAGCAATCTTGAAGGCGAAATAGTCGACAAGATTCAGGAGTCTTTGGGAGATGCTGATGGTATCATCATCAATGCAGGAGCCTATACACATACATCCATTGCTATTCGTGATGCGATTGCAGCGGTACAGCTTCCTACAATCGAAGTGCATTTGAGCAATGTATATAGACGTGAAGAGTTTCGGCAAAAAAGTATGATTGCTCCAGTGTGTGCGGGAGTGATCACAGGTTTTGGGCCATTTAGCTATCATCTTGCCATGGTTGCCATGCATCAGATTTTCCAAGAGATTGAAGCTCTTAAAGCGCAGCAACAGCAACAACCTCAACAGGCGTAA
- a CDS encoding aminopeptidase P family protein, whose protein sequence is MNYILKDENAVYYECGFSCDNELLIALGDEKYFLTDARYTTEAKEQIRDAEVIETRNLYKTAREIIRKSGVKRVYFDPKEFSCADFSELSKFRIDWRKRANLSWKKRLIKTEEEIALIKRSVELNAEAFDIFAKKLQECEGWSEKRLHFEAIAHLSRFGEFDLSFDPIFAINENAAKPHALPGEKRLQKGDLILFDAGIKYKRYCSDRTRTACFGENIHFGKEQTFSNPKIQRAYDLVKKAQERAIEAARSGMKAKDLDKVAREIIDKSEFKGTFVHSLGHGVGLDIHEMPFINAKNEQILEDGMVFTIEPGIYIPGEFGIRIEDMVVLRNGRAEVL, encoded by the coding sequence ATGAACTATATACTCAAAGATGAAAACGCAGTCTATTATGAATGTGGTTTTAGCTGCGATAATGAACTTTTGATCGCTTTAGGCGATGAAAAATATTTTCTGACCGATGCCCGCTATACTACAGAGGCCAAAGAACAGATAAGAGATGCTGAGGTTATTGAGACACGAAATCTTTATAAAACGGCAAGAGAGATTATTCGAAAAAGTGGCGTAAAACGGGTCTATTTCGATCCAAAAGAGTTCAGTTGTGCCGATTTTTCCGAACTTTCAAAGTTTCGTATCGATTGGAGAAAAAGAGCAAATCTTTCTTGGAAAAAACGACTCATCAAAACGGAAGAGGAGATCGCACTTATTAAAAGATCGGTAGAGCTGAATGCCGAAGCCTTCGATATATTTGCAAAAAAGTTGCAAGAGTGTGAAGGGTGGAGTGAAAAGAGACTTCATTTTGAAGCGATTGCACATCTGAGCAGATTTGGAGAATTTGATCTCAGTTTCGATCCCATCTTTGCCATCAATGAAAACGCTGCAAAACCCCATGCACTGCCGGGTGAAAAAAGATTACAAAAAGGTGATCTCATACTCTTTGATGCCGGTATCAAGTACAAACGCTACTGCAGTGACCGCACAAGAACCGCTTGTTTTGGTGAAAACATCCATTTTGGCAAAGAGCAAACCTTTTCAAATCCAAAAATCCAACGGGCCTACGATCTTGTTAAAAAAGCACAAGAGCGTGCGATCGAGGCTGCAAGAAGCGGGATGAAAGCAAAAGATCTGGATAAAGTGGCTCGAGAAATCATCGACAAGAGCGAATTCAAAGGGACATTTGTCCACTCCTTGGGACATGGAGTTGGACTCGATATCCATGAGATGCCTTTTATCAACGCAAAAAATGAACAGATTCTTGAAGATGGCATGGTATTTACCATTGAACCTGGCATTTATATCCCTGGAGAGTTTGGTATCCGAATAGAAGATATGGTTGTGCTGCGAAACGGACGGGCAGAGGTATTGTAG
- the folK gene encoding 2-amino-4-hydroxy-6-hydroxymethyldihydropteridine diphosphokinase: MRKKLSEDLVFYFDPLYPKNFSKYTNGEIAILGIGGNLGNVRRRFRKLAIYLASHPHVRLLRTAPVLKNPPFGYFDQPDFYNSVIIVQTSFSPRELLHFCLQTEKRFRRKRSFKNAPRTLDIDILFYGKKRVDQKDLTIPHPHWSERDSVQLPLQYLLEGLCGL, encoded by the coding sequence GTGCGAAAGAAGCTCAGCGAGGATCTTGTCTTTTATTTCGATCCGCTCTATCCAAAAAATTTCTCTAAATATACAAATGGAGAGATTGCCATCCTCGGAATAGGAGGCAATCTTGGCAATGTGCGAAGACGTTTTCGTAAACTGGCAATTTATCTTGCCTCTCATCCGCATGTACGACTACTACGAACGGCTCCAGTGCTTAAAAACCCGCCTTTTGGTTATTTTGATCAACCAGATTTTTACAATTCGGTGATTATTGTTCAAACTTCGTTTTCTCCGAGAGAACTTTTGCATTTTTGTCTTCAAACAGAAAAACGTTTCAGAAGGAAAAGAAGTTTCAAAAACGCTCCGAGAACACTCGATATCGATATTTTGTTTTATGGAAAAAAGCGAGTGGATCAAAAAGATCTCACTATTCCCCATCCGCACTGGAGCGAGAGAGATTCGGTACAATTGCCCCTACAATATCTGCTGGAGGGGCTATGCGGTTTGTAA
- a CDS encoding P-loop NTPase: MRFVTITSGKGGVGKSTIAANIAYLLSKYGYKVAIFDADIGLANQDIILNVKPQHTILDVLKGKVRFSDAIVPINDNLFLIPGESGEEILSFDNEALLEEFYKGLEQFKDLDFLIIDTGAGIGESVQSFVRASTDTVIITIPDPSAIMDAYSMIKYCSRVKKSVSIVLNQVKSKKEALILFNKLDSVATKHLEKSIDLKLLGFIQKSSIVEEATKTRKLVAKEFITSLPAIQMGEIAKRLTDSVAKDGTKIKENTNIAVFFKRLLQKF; the protein is encoded by the coding sequence ATGCGGTTTGTAACGATTACCAGTGGCAAGGGTGGAGTTGGTAAAAGTACCATAGCTGCAAATATTGCTTATCTTTTATCCAAATATGGCTATAAAGTCGCCATTTTTGATGCAGATATAGGGTTGGCCAATCAAGACATCATTCTCAATGTAAAACCGCAACATACTATTTTGGATGTGTTGAAAGGCAAGGTTCGTTTTTCTGATGCGATCGTACCTATCAATGACAATCTTTTTTTGATTCCTGGAGAGAGCGGGGAAGAGATTTTATCCTTTGATAACGAAGCGCTTTTAGAAGAGTTTTATAAAGGATTGGAACAGTTTAAAGATTTGGATTTTCTTATCATCGATACCGGTGCCGGAATTGGTGAGAGTGTCCAGAGCTTTGTGAGAGCCTCAACGGATACCGTTATCATCACTATTCCGGATCCTTCAGCTATAATGGATGCTTATTCTATGATAAAATATTGCTCAAGAGTCAAAAAGAGTGTCAGTATTGTTTTAAATCAGGTCAAAAGCAAAAAAGAAGCACTTATTCTTTTTAACAAACTGGACAGTGTTGCAACAAAACATTTGGAAAAGAGCATCGATCTCAAACTTCTTGGATTTATACAAAAAAGCAGTATAGTTGAGGAAGCCACAAAAACAAGAAAGCTTGTGGCAAAAGAGTTTATAACGTCACTACCTGCTATTCAGATGGGGGAAATTGCCAAAAGATTGACAGATTCGGTTGCAAAGGATGGAACGAAAATCAAAGAAAATACGAATATTGCAGTTTTTTTCAAAAGATTGTTACAAAAATTTTAG